GGCGACATAATCAACTCAATGCTTTGGCCGCTATTGCGAGCGCAAATCACATTGGTATCTCACCAGAAAATGCTGCGCGAGCTTTGGCTGAATTTAAGAATGTGAAACGCCGTTTGGAAACCATAGGTATTGCAAATGAGATCACTATTTACGATGACTTTGCTCATCATCCAACTGCCATTACGACAACGGTTGATGGCCTTCGTCGCCGGGTAGGTAAGGCCCGCATATTGGCAGTCTTAGAGCCACGTTCGAATACGATGAAGTTGGGGGTTATGAAAGCGCAATTGCCGGACAGCCTGCAAAAAGCCGATCTGGTGTTTGCTTATGGTGCTAATAGCGGTAAAGAGTCTTTGGGTTGGGACTTGGCAGAGGTGTTATCACCCCTGAACTCCAAGATTGCTGCTAAGGCCCATGCTTTTGATGATCTCAACGTACTTGTCAGTGCTGTTGCTCAGGCGGCTAAGCCTGGTGATCATATCCTCGTAATGAGTAATGGTGGTTTTGGCGGAGTACATCAAAAAATATTACAAGCGATCACTGTTTAATGTGGTCTAAGCTAACTAAGTGAATACATTCTGAGAGTACATCATGAGCAATCGATTGAAAGATAAGGTAGCAATTATTACTGGTGCAGCAAAAGGAATTGGTTTTGCAACTGCACAACGTTTTGCGCAGGAAGGTGCGAAGGTCATCATTGCAGATATGAATTCTGAGGCAGTGCAAGCTGCGGCTGAGCTGATTCCTCATTCTGAAGCCCATGCAATGAATGTAACTGATCGCGCCAGTATTCAAGCGGTGGTGGACGAGATCATACAAAAACATGGTCAGATAGACATTTTAATTAACAATGCAGGCATTACTCAGGATGCTCGATTAATTAAGATGACGGAAGCGCAGTTTGATACCGTGATAGATGTCAACCTTAAGGGCGTCTTTAATTGCACGCAATTAGTTGTGCCACATATGCTAGAGGCGGGCTCTGGCGCCATCGTCAATGCCTCAAGTGTGGTGGGTTTATATGGCAACTTTGGACAAACAAACTATTCAGCAACTAAGTTTGGTGTTATTGGGTTTACCAAGACTTGGGCTCGTGAGTTAGGTCCAAAGGGCATTCGTGTAAACGCAGTCTGTCCAGGTTTTATTGCTACTGAAATGGTGAAGGCAATGCCAGCAAATATCTTGCAAGACATTGAGCGCAGAAGTTGGCTTGGCCGCCTTGGTACCCCTGAAGAAATGGCTAATGTGTATTTATTCTTGGCTAGCGATGAAGCAAGCTATGTCAATGGAGTGGCATTAGAAGCTAGCGGCGGGATATCCCTCTAAGCATGAATCTAGTCTATGAAGAAGGTGGTGATATCAAAATCGCTACAGTGCAGTCTGCATCTGGTTCGGGAGATGCTGAGTCATGGCATGCCACGAGTCTTTCTGGGAAAAAGATTAAGTTAAAAGCTAAAGAAGTGTGGTTGCGCTTTGCACAGCCAGAAGCCCAATCTGTGATGGATGAAGCAAATACTTTATCCAAAGATATCGATCTGCAATTGCTCTGGGATTGCGCACCTGAAGAAGAGTTTGCGCTAGCAGATGTCTCGCAAGAATATTTTGGGTCGCAATCGAGCGTTTCTCAGCAGGTAGCTCTGGCTATTGCTTTACAGGGCGCACCAGTTTTCTTTCGCCGCAAAGGACGCGGCCGTTTCCAGCGTGCTCCCTTAGAGCAATTACAAGCCGGTCTTGCTGCGCTTGAGCGAAAACAAAAAGAATTAGAACAGCAATCGGCTTGGCAAGCAGAATTGGTTGCTGGAGCTTTCCCGCAGACGCTCAAATCATCGGCCAATCAACTACTTTTTTCACCCGACAAAAATACAACTGCCTATAAAGCCTTAGTGGCAGCCTGTACCGAAACTGGAGAATCTCCTGCGCAGTTGATGATTCGTTGCGGCGCAATCGATTCACCATTGGCATATCACCAAGGAATGTTTCTGAAGGCGCATTTTCCAAATGGCGCTACTCATCAGGAGATCGGGGTTGATCAGGCTGCTTATGCTGCTGCAGTTGCCGGGTTGCCATTAGCGCAAGTCCAAGCATTTTCAATTGATGACTCCGGCACCACAGAGATTGATGACGCGCTATCAGTCACCGAATTGCCTGATGGCGGCCATCAGATTGGCATTCACATTGCAGCGCCAGGTTTGGCAATTTCAAAAGATGACCCCTTAGATCAAGTAGCTCGCAGCCGTATGTCTACGGTGTATTTCCCGGGCGACAAAATTACGATGTTGCCTGACTCGGTAATTGAGCAGTTCTCGCTTGATGAAGGAGCTCCAAGGCCTGCGCTATCGATTTATGTTGATCTAGATGCCGATGGCTTGGTGAAAAGAGGGTCATTACAAATGCGTACTGAGATGGTGCCGATGGCAGCCAATTTGCGCCTTGAAGATATTGAGCATCTTGTGAGTGAAGAGAGTTTGGCCGATGAGGGCGCAAATTATCCGTATCGCAAAGAGTTAGTAATTTTGTGGCGCTCGGCAAAGTTATTGCATGCAGGACGCCAAGAAAAGCGAATTGCAAATGGTCTTCGTGCTGAGCAGCTAGGTGTGATTGACCCCAATGCTTTGGCACGTGACTTTCATTTTCAAATCAAAGATGTTGATGATGTGCAGCGTGTTGAGATTGTTCCGTGTCAACGCGGATCAATTTTAGATACCGTGGTTGCTGAGTGGATGATTTTTTGTAATAGCGCCTCTGGTCAACTGCTTGCCGATCATGGTCTACCAGGGCTTTTTAGAACTCAAAAGGGTTGGGGCCCATTGCGTACGCGTATGCAAACTACCCCAGGACCCCACGAGGGTCTAGGCTTAGATTACTACGCTTGGTGCACTTCTCCTTTACGCAGATACTCGGATTTGGTAAATCAATGGCAATTGATTGCGCTTGCCAAGCATGGTGTTACTGCCAAGATGGTTGCTCCATTTCCGCCGCGTGATGCGGGTTTGATGGGAATTGCTGCCGATTTTGAAACTTGCTATCAAGCTTATGGTGAATATCAGGATCGTCTAGAAAAGTATTGGTGCTTGCGTTGGATTTGTCAGGATGAAGGCTTTAAGAGTGTTCACATGCGACATCTTAAAGAGGGTATGTCGAGAGTAGAGCCTATACCTCTGCACTTAGCTGTGCCAGAATTGGCGAGCCATCCCAGAATGACACGTGCGCAAGTCGAGATCTCTGATGTTGACTTGTTGCAACTGACTGCCGCAGTTCGGGTTCTTGACATTGAGACTAAGATAGATCAAGACGTCAAAACGCCAGATAGCTCTGAAGAAGATGTTAGCCCAGATTAAATCGCTCGAATGTCCGCGCTCTGACAAATGGTGTAGAGCAATACTCTATTTACAGCACGCTTGGCAACGTCATCCATTTCGTCTAGCGCTTTGTGCCTCACTGCTGATCCATGTTGTGTTCTTGTCCTTCCGCTGGGGTGTGGGGGAGATTCAAAACCGGCGCCTCAATACACCCCTCAGCGTAGTCTTGGTCAATGCCAGCAATAAAGCACCGCTAAAACAAGCCAACAAATTAGCGCAGGCTGATTTACAAGGCGGCGGTAATACACCGGATCAAGATGCCACTGCTTTGCATCGAGCCAGGTTGGGTGCCCAGGCGCGTCTAGAGGTTTTGGAGAAACAACAAAAGCAGATGTTGGCAAAGCTAGATGAGCAGCGAGCTCGTTCTAGCGGCCGTAAAAGTGGTGATGAGCAAAAAGCAGCATCCCAACTCAATTCTCTGGAGGCTGAGTTGGTCAAACGCTTTCAGGCTGATGGACGTGAGCCACGACGTAAGGTAATAACGGGTACCAATACTAAGGCAGTGAGTTTTGCGCATTACTACGATGCCATGCGGCAAAAAATCGAAGCCTATGGCAGCGCATTTTTCCCGCGTGCTAATGGCCGACCGCTTTATGGAAGCTTGATTATTGTGGTGAGTGTGGATTCACAGGGAAAAATTACCAATAATGCTCAAGGCAAAGATGGGTTATCGATCGGACGCAGCTCTGGCAACCCTGAGTTAGATCGTCAGGCATTGGCTATTGTTCGGGCGTCAGCTCCATTTGGTCCCTTCCCATCAGAAATGCGCAATCAGATCGATGTTTTGGATTGGGTTTCTACTTTCGAGTTCACACGAGACGGTGATGATCGCTTGGAATTAAAGCAAGTAAAGCATTAATCATTTTTAGAAATTGATCACAATTTGCCTTATTCTCTAAGCAATATGAACCCAGATAATTCCAGCGACCTCCATACTGATCCAAGCCAATATCCCGGCCTGGATGTCTATGCAGTTGCTGGTAATCCAATCTCCCATAGTAAGTCACCATTAATCCATGAGCAGTTTGCAAAACAGGCAAAACAAGCTATGTACTATGGCCGCTTGCAACCCGAGCTGGGATCTTTTGCGCAGGCTGCTAATACATTCTTTGCAGCAGGCGGTAAGGGTTTGAATGTCACAGTACCTTTTAAGTTGGATGCACAAGCGCTTGCTGCTGTTGTCAGTCCAAGGGCGCAACTGGCTGGTGCGGTCAATACTTTATGGTGTGAAGATGGCAAG
This genomic interval from Polynucleobacter necessarius contains the following:
- the fabG gene encoding 3-oxoacyl-ACP reductase FabG; the encoded protein is MSNRLKDKVAIITGAAKGIGFATAQRFAQEGAKVIIADMNSEAVQAAAELIPHSEAHAMNVTDRASIQAVVDEIIQKHGQIDILINNAGITQDARLIKMTEAQFDTVIDVNLKGVFNCTQLVVPHMLEAGSGAIVNASSVVGLYGNFGQTNYSATKFGVIGFTKTWARELGPKGIRVNAVCPGFIATEMVKAMPANILQDIERRSWLGRLGTPEEMANVYLFLASDEASYVNGVALEASGGISL
- a CDS encoding ribonuclease catalytic domain-containing protein codes for the protein MNLVYEEGGDIKIATVQSASGSGDAESWHATSLSGKKIKLKAKEVWLRFAQPEAQSVMDEANTLSKDIDLQLLWDCAPEEEFALADVSQEYFGSQSSVSQQVALAIALQGAPVFFRRKGRGRFQRAPLEQLQAGLAALERKQKELEQQSAWQAELVAGAFPQTLKSSANQLLFSPDKNTTAYKALVAACTETGESPAQLMIRCGAIDSPLAYHQGMFLKAHFPNGATHQEIGVDQAAYAAAVAGLPLAQVQAFSIDDSGTTEIDDALSVTELPDGGHQIGIHIAAPGLAISKDDPLDQVARSRMSTVYFPGDKITMLPDSVIEQFSLDEGAPRPALSIYVDLDADGLVKRGSLQMRTEMVPMAANLRLEDIEHLVSEESLADEGANYPYRKELVILWRSAKLLHAGRQEKRIANGLRAEQLGVIDPNALARDFHFQIKDVDDVQRVEIVPCQRGSILDTVVAEWMIFCNSASGQLLADHGLPGLFRTQKGWGPLRTRMQTTPGPHEGLGLDYYAWCTSPLRRYSDLVNQWQLIALAKHGVTAKMVAPFPPRDAGLMGIAADFETCYQAYGEYQDRLEKYWCLRWICQDEGFKSVHMRHLKEGMSRVEPIPLHLAVPELASHPRMTRAQVEISDVDLLQLTAAVRVLDIETKIDQDVKTPDSSEEDVSPD
- a CDS encoding energy transducer TonB family protein, with the protein product MLAQIKSLECPRSDKWCRAILYLQHAWQRHPFRLALCASLLIHVVFLSFRWGVGEIQNRRLNTPLSVVLVNASNKAPLKQANKLAQADLQGGGNTPDQDATALHRARLGAQARLEVLEKQQKQMLAKLDEQRARSSGRKSGDEQKAASQLNSLEAELVKRFQADGREPRRKVITGTNTKAVSFAHYYDAMRQKIEAYGSAFFPRANGRPLYGSLIIVVSVDSQGKITNNAQGKDGLSIGRSSGNPELDRQALAIVRASAPFGPFPSEMRNQIDVLDWVSTFEFTRDGDDRLELKQVKH